A genomic window from Paenibacillus sp. FSL K6-0276 includes:
- a CDS encoding ABC-F family ATP-binding cassette domain-containing protein, with protein sequence MSLLEVSNLSHAFGDKVLYKNVSMELYKGEHVGVVGQNGTGKSTLISILTGEVIPDDGMIKWQPNITIGHLDQYAAMDGNSTVHNYLRQAFSELYELERKMNELYEECAVTGNEMLLQKAADYQERLEALDYYSMESNISKMVTGLGINAIGIDRPIEQLSGGQRTKVILAKLLLEQPDVLLLDEPTNYLDTEHVNWLAEYLIAFDQAFIVVSHNYAFLDKISNSIYDIEGETIKKYHGKYSDFVKQKEHLRESHIRQYHAQQKKIETTEQFIRKNGAGVNSKIARGRQKQLDRMERIAAPTFVSKASICFKELSCTSQVALKVDHLVVGYDKPLLPKLKFSIRGGQKLVITGFNGIGKSTFLKTLVGEIQAITGRFQFAEQVKVGYFEQDLTWEDDTMTPIQVISAYDPKLTVKEIRRHLAQCMIKDTLVTQSIRTLSGGEQSKVKLCLLLLSEYNFLIMDEPTNHLDAETKDALQKALIQFSGSVILISHEEQFYQGWVDRVLNIGDETRNKGVK encoded by the coding sequence ATGAGTTTACTTGAGGTTTCTAATTTATCACATGCCTTTGGAGATAAGGTTCTATACAAGAATGTGTCTATGGAATTGTACAAGGGTGAGCATGTAGGCGTGGTTGGACAGAACGGAACGGGGAAGAGCACGTTAATTAGCATCTTGACGGGCGAAGTGATTCCAGATGATGGAATGATAAAGTGGCAGCCCAATATTACAATCGGTCATCTCGATCAGTATGCTGCCATGGATGGAAACAGTACGGTTCATAATTATTTAAGACAGGCTTTCTCAGAATTATATGAACTAGAACGAAAAATGAATGAGCTTTATGAGGAATGCGCTGTAACTGGCAATGAGATGTTATTGCAAAAGGCAGCAGACTACCAGGAACGATTAGAAGCGCTAGACTATTATTCGATGGAGAGCAACATTAGTAAAATGGTTACGGGTCTAGGGATTAATGCGATTGGAATCGATCGTCCCATCGAGCAGTTAAGTGGGGGGCAGCGGACTAAAGTCATTCTAGCCAAGCTTTTACTTGAACAACCTGATGTGCTATTACTCGACGAACCAACCAATTATCTGGATACGGAACATGTTAACTGGCTCGCTGAGTATCTGATTGCATTCGATCAAGCGTTCATTGTCGTATCTCACAACTATGCCTTTCTCGATAAAATATCCAATAGTATTTACGATATTGAGGGGGAAACGATTAAAAAATACCATGGGAAATATTCAGATTTTGTGAAGCAGAAGGAACATTTACGAGAGAGTCATATCCGGCAATATCATGCACAGCAGAAAAAAATTGAAACTACAGAGCAATTCATTCGAAAAAACGGTGCAGGTGTCAATTCAAAAATTGCCCGTGGTCGCCAGAAACAGCTGGATAGGATGGAACGAATCGCTGCTCCGACATTTGTCTCCAAAGCGTCTATTTGCTTTAAGGAGCTTTCGTGCACTTCACAAGTAGCGCTTAAAGTGGATCACTTAGTGGTTGGTTATGATAAACCTTTGTTGCCTAAATTGAAGTTCTCCATCCGTGGCGGACAAAAGCTGGTGATTACGGGGTTCAATGGAATAGGGAAATCAACATTTCTTAAAACATTGGTTGGAGAAATCCAAGCGATTACCGGTAGGTTTCAGTTCGCAGAACAAGTCAAAGTCGGTTACTTCGAGCAAGATTTAACTTGGGAAGATGATACGATGACACCTATTCAGGTGATTTCAGCTTATGATCCCAAACTGACGGTAAAGGAAATACGTCGCCATCTAGCGCAGTGTATGATTAAAGATACCCTTGTAACACAGTCTATTCGTACACTCAGCGGCGGTGAACAGTCTAAAGTTAAGTTGTGCCTTTTACTGCTCTCAGAATACAACTTCCTAATCATGGATGAGCCGACCAATCACTTAGATGCTGAAACGAAAGACGCTTTACAAAAAGCATTAATCCAATTTAGTGGTTCTGTGATTCTTATTTCTCATGAAGAACAGTTTTACCAGGGATGGGTCGATCGTGTGCTTAACATAGGAGATGAAACCAGAAATAAAGGAGTTAAATGA
- a CDS encoding NlpC/P60 family protein produces MGRIITQKEIEARNLIFFRRDRYSDNRIGHVGVDIGNGNMINTYKIPPGVTITKWKSPYWLKQYVTAREIL; encoded by the coding sequence ATCGGTCGAATAATTACCCAAAAAGAAATCGAAGCAAGAAATTTAATCTTTTTCAGAAGAGACAGATATTCTGACAATCGGATTGGTCATGTTGGCGTCGATATCGGAAATGGCAACATGATCAATACCTATAAAATCCCACCTGGTGTCACTATCACGAAGTGGAAAAGTCCGTATTGGTTGAAGCAATATGTAACGGCTCGTGAGATTTTGTAG
- a CDS encoding copper amine oxidase N-terminal domain-containing protein — MIKKLTLTLAATALLILPALPAPSFAANAGETVTSGQLLNNRVLIPLRAVSQHLGASVGWFQKEKLVSIDNGGSRIFLAANFKRALVYTLPIDQSTVKYIEMDVPVQVIQGTTYVPLKFVGQSLGATIAWNQQSKQATIAVDGKKIVVNMEQPSISVPSSQQITDTHLILLSQKLNEAVIGSSVKNLTTLFKPLFTEKLIRSISQDNLEHSTKYEAPITSVEYTSKTTATLSQSVIIANGLTAEDQYIEDRTAQLIYTGGVWKVDRVNYTRRVIPAGFGQYNPT, encoded by the coding sequence ATGATTAAAAAACTAACTTTAACGCTCGCGGCAACGGCCTTGCTTATTCTCCCTGCTCTCCCTGCTCCGAGTTTTGCGGCTAATGCAGGAGAGACTGTGACCAGTGGTCAGTTGCTGAACAATCGGGTGTTGATTCCGTTACGTGCCGTATCTCAACATCTAGGAGCGAGTGTGGGATGGTTCCAGAAGGAAAAATTGGTGTCGATTGATAATGGTGGTTCCAGAATATTCCTTGCTGCTAATTTCAAACGAGCGCTCGTATATACTCTACCCATTGATCAGAGTACTGTTAAGTACATTGAGATGGATGTTCCAGTTCAGGTGATTCAAGGGACGACCTACGTTCCATTGAAATTTGTAGGTCAATCTTTGGGTGCAACAATCGCATGGAATCAGCAGTCCAAGCAAGCAACGATTGCAGTAGATGGGAAGAAGATTGTGGTGAATATGGAGCAGCCGTCTATCTCAGTCCCTTCCTCACAGCAAATCACGGACACGCATCTGATACTATTGTCTCAAAAACTGAACGAAGCAGTGATTGGGTCTTCCGTTAAGAATTTAACAACTCTTTTTAAGCCTTTATTTACGGAAAAGTTAATTCGATCGATAAGCCAAGATAATCTAGAACACTCAACTAAGTATGAAGCACCTATTACTTCGGTAGAATATACGAGTAAAACGACAGCGACGTTATCGCAATCTGTCATAATAGCCAACGGTTTGACTGCCGAAGACCAATATATTGAAGATCGTACAGCTCAATTGATATATACCGGTGGAGTTTGGAAAGTCGATCGTGTAAATTACACTAGAAGAGTAATTCCTGCAGGGTTTGGACAATATAATCCTACTTAA
- a CDS encoding amidase, with protein sequence MYINTSSLTQFHQGLEPTDSSLELFLNQYLDGYDKLEPHIHAFVSEENRADRIMSEVALLRQTYNGVPKPSLYGVPVGVKDLIHIDGLPTRAGSNLPPQELTRSEGSFIKKLRQKGVWFTGKTVTEEFAYAGHLPTRNPHHLDHTSGGSSAGSAAAVATGMCPFAIGTQSLRSVMAPASFCGVVGFKPSYGRIPLDGVQLMSPSFDTMGFFTQNMVSMERVSSELISEWTPFESNRKPVLGIPEWVFMTLLEEDAKHTFWSQIKKLEQAGFVIKMVEMPWEDSFIYGDGMLRLVQGEMAQGHAVRFEKYKDCYGTVMRDGIESGQTIKEEELERYRKGQIKLRYDLLDVQRAQGIDIWVSPAQAGTAPLWGTRTGWAGMTAIWSYAGAPSVSIPSATIHNMPLGFQCIGAYGQDEELIYWSRLVSLALG encoded by the coding sequence ATGTATATCAATACATCTTCTTTAACACAGTTTCATCAAGGGTTAGAGCCCACTGATTCATCACTTGAGCTATTCCTTAATCAGTATTTAGATGGTTATGATAAGTTGGAGCCTCACATCCATGCTTTTGTATCGGAAGAGAATAGAGCAGATAGAATCATGAGTGAAGTAGCGCTGCTAAGACAAACCTATAATGGCGTCCCAAAACCATCATTATATGGAGTTCCAGTAGGAGTAAAGGACCTGATTCATATAGACGGCTTGCCCACTCGTGCGGGTTCAAATCTTCCTCCACAGGAATTAACACGTTCAGAAGGTAGTTTTATTAAAAAGCTGCGGCAAAAAGGAGTATGGTTCACAGGCAAAACGGTGACCGAAGAATTCGCTTATGCCGGGCATCTCCCAACTCGTAATCCTCATCATTTGGATCATACATCAGGAGGCTCTAGTGCAGGGTCTGCGGCGGCAGTAGCCACTGGTATGTGTCCATTTGCGATAGGCACACAGAGTTTGCGTTCAGTTATGGCACCTGCTTCCTTTTGTGGTGTTGTTGGATTTAAGCCAAGCTATGGTCGTATCCCTTTGGATGGTGTTCAGTTGATGTCGCCTTCTTTTGATACGATGGGATTTTTCACACAGAATATGGTTAGCATGGAGCGGGTCTCTTCAGAACTCATCTCGGAATGGACGCCTTTCGAATCCAACCGTAAACCTGTGCTTGGTATTCCAGAATGGGTATTCATGACTTTATTAGAAGAGGATGCTAAACATACTTTTTGGAGCCAGATTAAGAAGTTGGAACAAGCGGGCTTCGTCATAAAAATGGTTGAGATGCCATGGGAAGATAGTTTCATCTATGGGGATGGAATGTTGAGGTTAGTACAAGGGGAAATGGCTCAAGGGCATGCCGTACGATTTGAAAAATACAAAGATTGCTATGGTACTGTGATGCGTGATGGTATTGAATCAGGTCAAACCATCAAAGAGGAAGAACTGGAGCGATATCGTAAAGGACAAATCAAGTTGAGATATGATCTACTGGATGTCCAAAGGGCACAAGGGATTGATATTTGGGTCTCGCCCGCTCAGGCGGGAACTGCTCCATTGTGGGGAACACGGACAGGATGGGCCGGAATGACGGCCATATGGTCTTACGCAGGAGCGCCAAGTGTAAGTATTCCTTCAGCCACTATTCATAACATGCCTTTAGGATTTCAATGTATTGGGGCTTACGGGCAGGATGAAGAGCTTATATATTGGAGTAGGCTTGTATCACTAGCACTTGGGTAA
- the gabT gene encoding 4-aminobutyrate--2-oxoglutarate transaminase yields MKMTRKFVSVSSQFPANRTQELLDKRQLFIPRGVSNNTPVFVQKAKGSLIYDVDGNVFLDFAGAIGTMNVGHCPPEVVDVIQRQAEQYIHTCFHVVMYESYLSLAEKLSEITPGNFKKKTILLNSGAEAVENAVKIARKFTGKPGIVSFTRGFHGRTLLGMSLTSKVKPYKFQMGPFAPAIYKAQYPNPMSRPQGMSENEYALYCVQQFEDFLYTEASPEELAAVIMEPVQGEGGFIVPPKEFVRGVYEICKRENILFIADEIQTGFGRTGEMFASTHFGIEPDLITMSKSIAAGLPISAVTGHAEIMDAPAPGEIGGTYGGSPLGCVAAIAVIEKIEREGLLERSRLIGQTIMNCFTDLQKTIPLIADIRGLGAMCAIEFVHADNKEPAKAYVSAVQKGCYEAGVILLSAGVHGNVIRFLTPLVITDEELAEGLEIIKEVMLQQYEKLRK; encoded by the coding sequence ATGAAAATGACACGTAAGTTTGTATCAGTAAGCTCACAATTCCCGGCGAATCGTACGCAGGAATTATTAGATAAACGGCAATTATTTATACCACGTGGTGTCAGCAACAATACTCCCGTTTTTGTTCAAAAGGCCAAAGGGTCTTTGATATATGATGTGGACGGTAATGTTTTCTTGGATTTTGCTGGAGCTATTGGCACGATGAACGTAGGCCATTGTCCACCAGAGGTTGTGGATGTAATTCAAAGACAAGCCGAACAGTATATTCATACATGCTTTCACGTAGTAATGTACGAATCTTATCTATCCCTCGCGGAGAAGCTTTCCGAAATAACTCCAGGGAATTTTAAGAAAAAGACCATTCTTTTGAATAGCGGAGCAGAAGCAGTGGAGAATGCTGTGAAAATCGCAAGAAAATTCACAGGAAAACCTGGGATAGTTTCATTTACACGTGGATTTCATGGACGTACACTGCTCGGAATGTCTCTTACAAGCAAAGTAAAACCTTATAAATTCCAAATGGGTCCATTTGCCCCAGCTATTTATAAAGCACAATATCCGAATCCAATGAGTCGCCCTCAAGGTATGTCCGAGAATGAGTACGCACTGTATTGTGTCCAGCAGTTTGAGGACTTCCTATATACGGAAGCTTCACCAGAAGAATTAGCAGCTGTCATCATGGAGCCTGTGCAAGGAGAAGGTGGGTTTATCGTTCCACCGAAAGAATTTGTTAGAGGCGTGTATGAAATTTGTAAGCGTGAGAATATTTTGTTCATAGCTGATGAAATTCAGACAGGCTTCGGACGAACAGGAGAAATGTTTGCTAGTACGCACTTTGGGATCGAGCCTGATTTGATTACAATGTCGAAATCTATTGCAGCGGGATTGCCAATTAGTGCAGTTACAGGACACGCAGAAATTATGGATGCCCCTGCACCTGGTGAGATTGGCGGGACTTACGGTGGTAGTCCACTTGGATGTGTTGCAGCAATTGCTGTAATCGAAAAAATCGAGCGTGAAGGACTATTAGAAAGATCACGTTTGATCGGTCAAACGATCATGAACTGCTTTACAGATTTACAGAAAACAATCCCTCTCATTGCAGATATACGTGGGCTTGGAGCGATGTGCGCTATTGAATTCGTTCATGCGGATAACAAAGAACCGGCCAAAGCATATGTATCAGCAGTGCAAAAGGGATGCTATGAAGCTGGTGTTATCCTATTAAGTGCAGGGGTTCATGGTAATGTAATCCGTTTCCTAACTCCACTTGTTATTACTGATGAAGAGCTTGCTGAAGGGCTAGAAATAATCAAAGAGGTAATGCTTCAGCAATATGAAAAACTAAGAAAGTAG
- a CDS encoding PucR family transcriptional regulator ligand-binding domain-containing protein — MKLIDALQLPTLRQSRIVAGAENLDQMIRWVPIVDLPNPLPWVRSGDFLLTTGYGWPKDEEKLRDLVIEFSKRGLTGVGLAVPQYFDEMPAIACAVANELQFPLIEIPWEISFNAITEEILSSILTYQYKLQEHSEFIHQEVTRIALEARDLQEIALTFGRLIGRTIVIQHPEGPLLAVYHKEEEAYKGEKAEIFLREFSIFSKEQTKKLSLHSSSQPIRIPSTSGSDTTSYFVCSISIKKELVGLFWIIEGQHPLGEVDLRAAQSASIVMALHISQQRALASLEAQLGYSFLDSLFEGEFITTPQTLRRAELLGFEPEAIYSVGILIMDAPVPLSHEGILKRERLADNLKRIMQEMNIPSVLSLTQNQILFLIPDRIQSEDIWKLIKDSNFSFAVSLPHRGFSNIRQGFKEVSSILPHINFGQIHRYEDLLVPRVLMGDHDARTSFLGKLFDPLRRSKNGDVLIHTLLAFARLGFQLKKTATELNIHPKTLRYRLNRAIAIGNFDLNESETQFHLQLAIHIITLENQRELTNQM; from the coding sequence ATGAAGTTAATCGATGCTTTACAACTACCAACACTCCGACAGTCTAGAATCGTAGCTGGCGCCGAAAATCTCGATCAGATGATCCGCTGGGTGCCTATCGTTGATCTGCCAAATCCTCTACCATGGGTACGTTCGGGAGACTTTCTCCTAACGACTGGCTACGGATGGCCCAAAGATGAAGAAAAACTCCGTGATCTTGTTATCGAATTTTCTAAACGTGGACTCACTGGTGTAGGTCTAGCCGTACCCCAATACTTTGATGAAATGCCTGCAATTGCCTGCGCAGTAGCTAATGAACTGCAATTCCCACTTATTGAAATACCTTGGGAGATTTCTTTTAATGCCATTACAGAAGAAATCCTGAGTTCAATTCTGACCTATCAATATAAATTACAAGAACATTCTGAGTTCATTCATCAGGAAGTTACACGTATCGCTTTAGAAGCAAGAGATCTTCAGGAAATAGCTCTAACATTTGGTAGGTTAATAGGAAGAACCATCGTTATTCAACATCCAGAAGGGCCTTTATTAGCTGTTTATCATAAGGAAGAGGAAGCCTACAAAGGGGAGAAGGCGGAGATATTTCTTCGAGAATTTTCTATCTTTTCCAAGGAACAAACAAAAAAACTTTCTTTACATTCAAGTTCTCAACCAATAAGAATCCCCTCTACCTCTGGCTCCGATACAACTTCCTATTTTGTGTGTTCCATTTCGATCAAGAAAGAATTGGTTGGTCTATTTTGGATAATTGAAGGTCAGCATCCACTTGGTGAAGTAGACCTCCGTGCAGCCCAATCTGCGTCTATTGTTATGGCCTTACATATCTCACAGCAACGTGCCCTAGCCTCATTAGAAGCACAGTTAGGGTATTCATTCTTGGATTCATTATTTGAAGGTGAGTTTATTACTACACCTCAAACTCTACGACGCGCTGAACTTTTGGGCTTTGAACCAGAAGCTATATATTCCGTTGGTATTCTCATTATGGACGCACCTGTTCCACTGTCACATGAAGGTATCCTTAAGCGTGAACGTCTCGCTGATAACTTAAAACGGATAATGCAAGAAATGAATATACCTTCCGTACTTTCTCTGACACAAAATCAAATCTTATTTTTAATACCCGATCGAATTCAATCCGAAGACATATGGAAGTTAATTAAAGACTCCAATTTTTCTTTTGCCGTCAGTCTCCCTCATCGTGGTTTTAGTAACATTCGTCAAGGATTTAAGGAAGTTAGTTCAATACTACCCCATATCAATTTTGGTCAAATCCATCGTTACGAAGACTTATTAGTTCCTCGTGTTTTGATGGGGGATCATGATGCAAGAACATCCTTTCTCGGCAAACTATTTGACCCTTTAAGGCGAAGTAAGAACGGTGACGTACTGATCCATACTTTGTTAGCTTTCGCTCGATTGGGCTTTCAATTAAAAAAGACGGCTACTGAATTAAATATCCACCCCAAAACTTTACGCTACAGGCTCAATCGCGCGATCGCAATTGGAAATTTTGACCTCAATGAATCCGAAACACAATTCCATCTACAACTTGCTATTCACATCATCACATTAGAAAATCAAAGGGAATTGACGAATCAGATGTAA
- a CDS encoding CoA-acylating methylmalonate-semialdehyde dehydrogenase, with amino-acid sequence MTQVQMKAKYLKNFIGGQWVESSGTHYEEVPNPATGEIIAYVPISSKDDVNKAADVASIAFDSWKKVAVPKRAQFLFRYQQLLVQSWDELAQIVTLENGKSYQEAYGEVQRGIECVEFAAGIPTLMMGSQLPDIATGLESGMYRYPIGVVGGITPFNFPMMVPCWMFPLAIACGNTFILKPSERTPLLANRIAELFKEAGFPDGVLNIVHGAKDVVNGLIENKEVKAISFVGSQPVAEYVYKTASANSKRVQALAGAKNHSIVMPDAELNNTVTQIINGAFGSAGERCMACAVVVAVGDIADQLVERLKQAADQIVIGNGMDKEVFLGPVIREENKTRTLRYIQNGESEGAKLVRDGSKDAAIEGKGYFVGPTIFDHVNMNMKIWKDEIFAPLLSIVRVKDLSEAIEITNNSEFANGACIYTDSAKAVRQFREDIDAGMLGVNIGVPAPMAFFPFSGYKKSFYGDLHANGRDGVEFYTRKKMLTARY; translated from the coding sequence ATGACACAGGTTCAGATGAAAGCGAAGTATTTGAAAAATTTTATTGGTGGACAGTGGGTCGAGAGTAGTGGCACTCATTATGAAGAAGTACCAAATCCAGCGACAGGTGAAATTATAGCCTATGTTCCTATTTCATCTAAAGATGATGTGAATAAAGCCGCTGATGTAGCTAGCATAGCGTTTGATAGTTGGAAGAAAGTTGCGGTGCCCAAAAGAGCGCAGTTCCTGTTTCGATATCAGCAACTTCTTGTTCAAAGCTGGGATGAGCTGGCGCAGATCGTAACTTTAGAGAATGGAAAAAGTTATCAAGAGGCTTATGGCGAAGTTCAGCGTGGAATTGAATGTGTAGAATTTGCAGCTGGGATTCCGACACTAATGATGGGGTCACAGCTTCCAGATATAGCAACTGGACTTGAATCAGGTATGTACAGATATCCAATCGGTGTGGTTGGAGGCATAACACCTTTTAATTTTCCTATGATGGTTCCGTGTTGGATGTTCCCGCTTGCTATTGCATGTGGAAATACATTTATATTGAAGCCATCAGAACGAACACCATTACTTGCCAATAGGATTGCTGAACTATTCAAGGAAGCTGGATTCCCTGATGGTGTTTTGAACATAGTACATGGTGCAAAAGATGTGGTAAATGGTCTGATCGAGAATAAAGAAGTTAAAGCAATTTCATTCGTTGGTTCACAGCCTGTTGCAGAATATGTATACAAAACTGCAAGTGCGAACAGCAAGAGAGTTCAGGCACTCGCAGGGGCCAAAAATCATTCCATCGTAATGCCAGATGCAGAGCTTAATAATACAGTTACTCAAATTATTAATGGTGCATTTGGATCAGCAGGTGAACGCTGTATGGCTTGTGCGGTTGTTGTTGCAGTTGGAGATATTGCAGATCAGTTAGTTGAACGACTTAAGCAAGCTGCCGATCAGATTGTCATTGGGAATGGCATGGACAAGGAAGTCTTCCTCGGACCAGTTATTCGTGAAGAAAATAAAACGAGAACGTTAAGGTATATCCAAAATGGCGAGTCAGAAGGCGCTAAGCTTGTGCGTGATGGCAGTAAAGATGCCGCAATTGAAGGAAAAGGGTATTTTGTCGGACCAACTATTTTTGATCATGTCAATATGAATATGAAAATTTGGAAAGACGAGATCTTTGCTCCTCTGCTGTCGATCGTTCGAGTTAAGGACTTAAGTGAAGCAATTGAGATAACGAACAATTCTGAGTTTGCGAATGGGGCATGTATTTACACAGATAGTGCCAAAGCAGTACGCCAGTTCCGTGAAGATATCGATGCGGGTATGTTGGGTGTGAATATTGGGGTTCCAGCTCCGATGGCTTTCTTCCCTTTCTCTGGTTACAAGAAATCCTTCTATGGAGATTTGCATGCTAATGGAAGAGATGGTGTTGAGTTCTATACGCGCAAGAAAATGTTGACTGCTCGTTATTAA
- a CDS encoding GNAT family N-acetyltransferase, which yields MTNQKLEYPPLHTERIDLRILNLGDAEAVYRHFSDEEVTRYMDIEPCKDLKEAEEIIQFHIDDLGCRWGMFDKDMNGLIGTCGFHYLRREGSEFTAEVGYDLSRAYWGKGLMYEGIKEVIDFGFSKMGLTTIDATVEPENVRSITLMERLGFERDAELRDQLVYFVLKR from the coding sequence TTGACCAATCAAAAACTCGAGTATCCACCATTACACACAGAAAGAATCGATCTTCGAATTTTAAATCTAGGGGATGCAGAAGCAGTATATAGACATTTCTCAGATGAAGAAGTTACTAGATATATGGATATCGAACCCTGTAAAGATCTAAAAGAGGCAGAAGAGATCATTCAGTTCCATATAGATGATTTGGGCTGCAGATGGGGCATGTTCGATAAAGATATGAATGGGCTCATCGGCACTTGCGGATTTCACTATTTAAGAAGAGAAGGTAGTGAATTCACAGCAGAAGTTGGATATGATTTATCCAGAGCTTACTGGGGAAAAGGGCTTATGTACGAAGGGATAAAAGAAGTTATTGATTTTGGGTTCTCTAAAATGGGACTAACAACTATTGATGCTACAGTTGAACCTGAGAATGTTAGGTCGATTACATTGATGGAGCGATTAGGGTTTGAAAGGGACGCTGAACTTCGTGATCAATTAGTATATTTTGTACTTAAACGCTAA
- a CDS encoding aldehyde dehydrogenase family protein has protein sequence MKWDLFINGQWKEATQYKALYSPFSGDKIADVGYANEVDTEAAIQAAESAAEKMAKLPAHKRSAILDKVAHQIEARKEELAQLLASEAAKPLKTARGEIARTIQTYKFAAMEASRIHGETIPLDAAPGGEGRIAFTIRKPLGVVAAITPFNFPFNLVAHKVGPAIAAGNSVVLKPADQTPISSLVLAEIFQEAGLPDGALNIIPGLGSVVGEMLVCDSRVKAVSFTGSPAVGIAIKNKAGLKRVTLELGSNSGLIIDQTYDISDELIDRCVIGAFSYSGQVCISIQRIYVHEDKYEEFITKFKIKVEKLVIGDPFDETTDISALIHEKEVNRMQMWVDLAVSRGAQVIIGGKAHNSRIFKPTILTNVASDEPVSCEEVFGPIVTVSPFGKLEQAIEEVNHSRFGLQAGIYTNDIHSAMQAAVQLEVGGVMINDFPTFRVDNMPYGGVKESGFGREGVQYAVEEMTEIKLITINLK, from the coding sequence GTGAAGTGGGACTTATTTATTAACGGACAATGGAAAGAAGCAACACAGTACAAAGCACTATATTCCCCTTTTTCAGGGGACAAAATCGCTGATGTAGGCTATGCAAACGAAGTAGATACGGAAGCTGCGATTCAAGCGGCTGAGTCAGCTGCAGAGAAGATGGCTAAATTACCAGCTCATAAGCGTTCAGCTATTCTAGATAAAGTGGCTCATCAAATAGAAGCACGTAAAGAGGAGCTTGCTCAACTTCTGGCTTCGGAAGCGGCAAAACCGCTAAAGACCGCAAGAGGTGAAATTGCTCGTACGATTCAGACTTATAAATTTGCGGCAATGGAAGCAAGTCGCATACACGGAGAAACGATTCCATTGGATGCGGCACCAGGTGGAGAGGGGCGTATAGCTTTTACGATTCGTAAACCACTTGGTGTGGTAGCTGCCATTACACCTTTTAACTTTCCGTTTAATTTGGTCGCACATAAGGTCGGACCTGCGATTGCAGCAGGAAACTCGGTTGTATTAAAACCAGCAGATCAAACTCCTATATCCTCTTTGGTATTAGCTGAGATTTTTCAAGAAGCTGGGCTGCCAGATGGCGCATTGAATATCATTCCCGGACTTGGCTCAGTTGTTGGCGAGATGCTCGTCTGTGATTCGAGAGTGAAGGCTGTTTCATTCACAGGAAGTCCGGCAGTAGGAATCGCTATTAAGAATAAAGCTGGATTGAAGCGTGTTACGTTGGAGCTGGGCTCGAATTCAGGTTTAATTATTGATCAAACATATGATATCTCCGATGAGTTAATCGATCGCTGTGTTATCGGAGCATTCTCATACAGTGGTCAAGTGTGCATTTCGATTCAACGAATATATGTACACGAAGATAAGTATGAGGAATTTATAACTAAATTCAAAATAAAAGTAGAAAAACTCGTAATTGGTGACCCATTCGATGAAACCACAGATATATCAGCTTTGATCCATGAAAAAGAAGTTAATCGGATGCAGATGTGGGTAGATCTTGCTGTATCAAGAGGTGCACAAGTTATCATAGGTGGTAAGGCTCATAATTCTCGAATATTTAAGCCTACGATCTTGACAAATGTAGCTAGTGATGAGCCTGTATCCTGTGAGGAAGTGTTTGGACCTATCGTAACAGTTTCTCCATTTGGCAAGCTAGAACAAGCAATTGAGGAAGTAAACCATTCGCGTTTTGGACTTCAAGCAGGCATTTATACGAATGATATTCATTCGGCTATGCAAGCTGCGGTTCAGCTTGAAGTAGGCGGGGTTATGATTAATGATTTTCCAACGTTTCGTGTTGATAACATGCCATATGGCGGTGTGAAAGAAAGTGGATTCGGACGCGAGGGTGTTCAATATGCCGTCGAAGAAATGACAGAGATAAAGCTCATTACTATTAACTTAAAATGA